A genomic stretch from Hoplias malabaricus isolate fHopMal1 chromosome 4, fHopMal1.hap1, whole genome shotgun sequence includes:
- the LOC136695307 gene encoding zinc finger protein ZFP2-like: MEGRSSSSQETCLVPPHTSDTKTQISKHKRKTHDCAECGKSFTQQNNLQKHQRIHTGEKPYHCSQCGKSFTEQGSLQKHQRIHTGEKPYHCSECGKSFTVQSVLQKHQRIHTGEKPYHCSECGKSFNVQSSLQTHQRIHTGEKPYHCSECGKSFTQQSNLQTHQRIHTGEKPYYCSECGKSFTEQGSLQKHQRIHTGEKPYHCSECGKSFTQQGSLQKHQRIHTGEKPYHCSECGKSFTAQSSFQTHQRIHTGEKPYHCSECGKSFTQQSSLQKHQRIHTGEKPYHCSECGKSFTRQSSVRIHHCVHPEQKQ, translated from the coding sequence ATGGAGGGCAGAAGCTCCAGTTCTCAGGAAACATGCTTGGTTCCTCCCCACACATCTGACACAAAAACTCAGAtcagtaaacacaagaggaaaacTCACGATTgtgcagagtgtgggaagagttttactcaacagaataatctacaaaaacaccagcgcattcacacaggagagaaaccatatcactgttcacagtgtgggaagagttttactgaacagggcagtctccaaaaacaccagcgcattcacacaggagagaaaccgtatcactgttcagagtgtgggaagagttttactgtacagagtgttctccaaaaacaccagcgcattcacacaggagagaaaccgtatcactgttcagagtgtgggaagagttttaatgtacagagtagtctccaaacacaccagcgcattcacacaggagagaaaccgtatcactgttcagagtgtgggaagagttttactcaacagagtaatctccaaacacaccagcgcattcacacaggagagaaaccatattactgttcagagtgtgggaagagttttactgaacaaggcagtctccaaaaacaccagcgcattcacacaggagagaaaccgtatcactgttctgagtgtgggaagagttttactcaacagggtagtctccaaaagcaccagcgcattcacacaggagagaaaccgtatcactgttcagagtgtgggaagagttttactgcaCAGAGTAGtttccaaacacaccagcgcattcacacaggagagaaaccgtatcactgttcagaatgtgggaagagttttactcaacagagtagtctccaaaaacaccagcgcattcacacaggagagaaaccgtatcactgttcagagtgtgggaagagttttactcgtCAGAGTTCGGTCCGAATACATCACTGCGTTCACCCAGAACAGAAGCAGTAG